The window TACGCTCACAGGAAAAAGGTAAACCCGCCTACTGGAAGGAGTATAAAACCGGACGACTACAAGGAATATATTACGGAGCCTTCTTTCAAGATAATTTTTCTCTAATTAATTGGGTGAACAGCCAAAACCTGGCTCGAACCATTTATTGCTTGGGTGATGGACACGATGGGGTGTGGAACCTATTTGCACAAATAGCCGACGACCAGACCCGACAAGAAATTCTTGACTGGTATCATTTGAAAGAGAACCTCTATAAAATTCAGGCATCGAAAAAGTTTTTAGAACAAATCGAAGCAGATTTGTGGCAAGGAGTGGTCGAAGAAGCGATTAGTAAACTCCGGAAAACTAACTATGTCGGGGCTACTAACTTTATAAGTTATCTACGTAAACATAGGCATCGCTTAGTCAATTATATGTACTTTCAAGCCGAACAATTAAGTTCGATTGCTTCGGGAGCTGTAGAGTCTGCGGTCAAACAGATAGACAAGCGGCTACAAATAGTCGGCGCTCAATGGAAGTCCCAAAATTTACCGCAAATGCTGCAACTGCGGTGCGCTTATCTGAATCGACAGCTTGCTCCAAGCGCTTAAAAAACCCAAAAACAGTATGAAAAGAAGCACGCTGCTTTTTTTCGCGAGTTACAATCGCGAATAATTAGGATTTATCTTTATGCCTCGAAAGACTTCCAAGGATATTGAGCGAGATAAACTCGCTCGATTTGAGCGTATTAAAAAGGCGATAGCAGCGTTAGAAAAACAACAAAGACAAATATTAAAACAGGGTGAGCTGGCTCCATCCGGGGCTTGGGTAGCGCGTTATCAAGTTCGGCAAAATAATAAGAAATATTGGTACTACAAATTACAAGTGCCGACTCCATACTTCCCATGCGCGACCTCCGAAGAGTTGAGTAAATACAAGCATCTGGGGAAAGCTGGTACTACTGACCATATAGATGCTGTCATGTCTGTTTTTAGGCGTTCTGTTATCGATGAGATACAGAAGCTCATCCGTTCCCTAGATGATTGCTTGCTGGATATTACTTCTGGAGCCGAGCAGGAGGAAGAAAAACCGCAGGATTGAATCTCCCGAAGTATTCGCGATTATTACTCGCGAATAATGGCTGTCCCTTTATTTTTGCACAATTGGGATGCTCCCAACTCGAAGAGCAGGGCAAAGAGGTTAAGCCCTGGAGGGTGATTCGGCTTGCTGGTTTACGAGAGGATTACTCCCAAAAAGTTAAAGCGGCTCTTGAGGATGAACTGAATAAATTGCGAACTTCCCCCACTGTGTCAAAAATTATTTGAAATTTTTTGACTTCCAAACCCCATCAAGATTAATTGAGCTGCTTTGCGAAAAGCGTGATTTTATCCGGATTGTCTAACCCTCTTGTGTCAGTTTGGGAAAATTTGACGAATTTGCCTTGTTTCAGCTCAACTAAAATTCATCTTACAGCCTGCCTGAGCGCAAAATTCGCCTAATATTGCCAAAAAGCCAAATTGTCTAACTTTTTTATTTCATGGTGGAGCGTTGTACCAACCCAGAGAATCGCTCAGATTTAGAAATTGTTTAACTTTATTTTTAGGAAGTCTGTAGAGTGAACGGAAAATCAAGGGTTGTATAACCTTAAATTGTCTAACTTTATTATTCCTCCACATCTGTTCCGCGTCTTAGACCCAATGGTGAACGATGAGGATGGTGAGTTACTGGCGAATCTCCAGGGATTGTGTATTGACCCCACTGCCAGTCTGGCTGATGTTTTGGAAGAGTTGCCTTGGGGCTTAGTCTGGACAACGCGCAGCTTACAAGAAAACATAGCCGACCAGCACCGCCGTCTCACGATTTGGGAACAAGCGCTCAAGCGGCAGATGGAGAACTTAAACCGAGCCACCGAGCGTTTGAAGAAAGACCAACGCTACGGACTGTGGCAGCAGCGCGAAAAAGGCACTGATTACTGGCGCACCTTTCTCAATCAATGTATCGAGCAGCAGCAAGACCAAAATTACGAATTACAAGCAGAGTTGGATAGTCTACGAGAAGAGTGGGGACGAATAACCAGTACGAGCAACCTATGAGCAGCCAAGACTACCGACTTGACTTACCCGTGCCAGTAAGCGGTGAGGACTTACCCATCCCCGTCGCTGATGCGGGACCGCAGGAGGAAAAGGCACGCGAGAAGGCTCATTTAGAGTGGTCTAACATGGCTAGTCAACGGCATATTCGAGATTTAGCCGTAGACCCAGTTCAGGGGGATTTGTGGCTAGCAACGGGAGGTGGATTGCTGCACTGGCAGTTGGAGAAAAACCGCTTCACCCGCTACGCCAGCGAGCATGGTTTACCCGGCAATTCAGTGGTAGCGGTAGCCGTAGATGGGTTGGGGCAAGTTTGGGCAGCTAGTGAGCAGTTCGGACTCAGCTACCTAAAAAACGACATTTGGCGACCCTACCGCATTCTAGGGGAAATAAAGGTGAGCTGCCTCACCCTAGATTCTACCGGACGGCTTTGGGTTGGCACGGCTAGCGGCATCTATGCCATCAAGAGTCCAGACCGCAAACCTGCGATCGAGCTACCTCCGGCTGGTCATCCTCCTAGAGCGATTCTCCTTCGGAGACGCTACGCTAACGCAGTTACCAGCTCAAATCAACGGCGGCAAGTAACCTTGAACTCAGCACCAACATCTCTCATCCGTCCGCTGCATTTGAATTGTTATGCCGCATCGCCTTCAAATAATTTGACCGCCAACTAAAAGTCTTAGCGGCAAGCACATTTTCCCTGGAGAATAAGATTTTTTCATGGCTCGCTGTGCTACTCCATCCAAATTGATGGCAGAATCGCTCTAATGTCTATGGCTTGTAAAAATGGGATTCAAATGTATCAATAGACACCTGAGTCGAGCAGGTGCAATCGGCATAGTATTGCTCAGCATAAGCTTGATGCTAGTGTTAGCTTCTGTTGGAATAGCACAAGCTCCTCAACCTTCTCCGTCTGCACAGGAGCTATTAGCCCAACAAGAAAGAATAAGTACAGATACTACATTTGTAACTTTAGCTGCTATTCCAGTTTTTTTCATGAATCTCGGTTATGCACTGTGGTCTACCGTCTTGTGTGGTGAACAACCAGGAAAAGCAATTCGTCAACATCTGATGATTTTAGCCCTATCTATATTTGCTTTTTGGGCTTTGGGTTTTGGGCTGATGTTTGGCAATGGCAACGGTTTTATTGGCGTAGAAGGAGTGCTTTTCTTATCTGGTGCGGACAATAGCCCTGCAATTGGCGATGCATATCAAGGAGCTTACTCGTCTATGAGTTGGGCAGGTATACCTCTCAACATTAAATTCTTATTTCTCGTTTCTAATGTTGTTGTATCAACTAGTATCTTAGCTAGCACATTTATTCAACGAAGAAATCCTTCTATTGTCTTCATCTTCTGCCTTTTATTCGTATGTTTTATCTATCCTATTACTGGGCACTGGATATGGGGAGGCGGTTGGCTTGCTAGGATGGGATTTTGGGATTATGCTGGTTCAACCGTAATTTTCTCCGTGAGTGGGTGGGCTGCTTTAGTAGGTGTCTGGGTCTTCGGTTCAGATGAGGAACCGCATAGCAAAGTTGAAGATAGCGGTGGAACACAAAGTATCAACATCTTATATGTTGGTTTTCTGATTCTTTGTTTAGGTTTGATTGCTCTCAATACTGGTTCAACAATAGGCTTTGGTGATGGCAGATCAGTAAACCATATTGCTATCACGACTATTGCATCAGCCATTGGTAGTGCTATTGGAGCAATAATTACTTGTTGGATCTATCTTCGCAGACAGAACACTACAAGAATAATACAAGGAGTTTTATCAGGGCTAGTTGCTATTTCTGCATCTTGTGCTTTCGTCGGTACTGCTTGGGCAGTTGAGATTGGATTCATAGCAAGTATTCTTACGTTCTTATTTTTGGATTATTTAAAGAAGAGCAAGATCTCCGACATATCAGGACTTATTTCTATTCATCTTGTAGGCGGTATATGGGGCACTTTATCCGTTAGTTTTTTTGCTGCTGGAGAAAGTAATGCTTCTAATGCCCTATATTCTATTGGTCCAGCAGTGGGTTTATTCAATGGAGGTTTATCCAATGGAGAAAGTTTTCAACAACTATTTCAACAGTTAGTTGGCATCATTGCTGCTGGAACCTTTGCCGCTCTTGTAAGTTGGATGTTTTGTCTAATTATTAA of the Allocoleopsis franciscana PCC 7113 genome contains:
- a CDS encoding two-component regulator propeller domain-containing protein, which gives rise to MSSQDYRLDLPVPVSGEDLPIPVADAGPQEEKAREKAHLEWSNMASQRHIRDLAVDPVQGDLWLATGGGLLHWQLEKNRFTRYASEHGLPGNSVVAVAVDGLGQVWAASEQFGLSYLKNDIWRPYRILGEIKVSCLTLDSTGRLWVGTASGIYAIKSPDRKPAIELPPAGHPPRAILLRRRYANAVTSSNQRRQVTLNSAPTSLIRPLHLNCYAASPSNNLTAN
- a CDS encoding ammonium transporter, encoding MLASVGIAQAPQPSPSAQELLAQQERISTDTTFVTLAAIPVFFMNLGYALWSTVLCGEQPGKAIRQHLMILALSIFAFWALGFGLMFGNGNGFIGVEGVLFLSGADNSPAIGDAYQGAYSSMSWAGIPLNIKFLFLVSNVVVSTSILASTFIQRRNPSIVFIFCLLFVCFIYPITGHWIWGGGWLARMGFWDYAGSTVIFSVSGWAALVGVWVFGSDEEPHSKVEDSGGTQSINILYVGFLILCLGLIALNTGSTIGFGDGRSVNHIAITTIASAIGSAIGAIITCWIYLRRQNTTRIIQGVLSGLVAISASCAFVGTAWAVEIGFIASILTFLFLDYLKKSKISDISGLISIHLVGGIWGTLSVSFFAAGESNASNALYSIGPAVGLFNGGLSNGESFQQLFQQLVGIIAAGTFAALVSWMFCLIIKLSTKSDAIE
- a CDS encoding ISKra4-like element ISMic1 family transposase (programmed frameshift), which encodes MTMTPEDKKLLADHIKAIAKILYKNTPQEKIETLEGIETAVRDQVLEHVSPQITFFIGEKTGTESGRIRTIRSCVGRIKITQKQASRLGIEPYRRLSPLLEKCCLLLAANESFQDAENDLKVLTGVEVGHSTHHRQAQKVELSPPNIKQKLTEVCLDGGKVRLRSQEKGKPAYWKEYKTGRLQGIYYGAFFQDNFSLINWVNSQNLARTIYCLGDGHDGVWNLFAQIADDQTRQEILDWYHLKENLYKIQASKKFLEQIEADLWQGVVEEAISKLRKTNYVGATNFISYLRKHRHRLVNYMYFQAEQLSSIASGAVESAVKQIDKRLQIVGAQWKSQNLPQMLQLRCAYLNRQLAPSA